ATACGCATATATTTCATGGTACAGCTTTTACAAGTAAATCAGCGAAAGAAGTGGAGCAGCTGGCAGACTATCTTTTTTGCATTAATGAGGATGGAATGATTGAAAGAATGGTTGCACCAACAGATTCAGATTATGAAAAGCTGCTTAACACTTATGAAGGAGCAGAGAATTTCCATCGGTTAGCTGATGGTCAATATTTACTTCCAGGTTTTGTTGATTTACATGTCCATGCCCCACAATGGGCACAGTCAGGAACAGCGCTTGATTTGCCGCTTTATGATTGGTTAAATACATACACCTTCCCCGTAGAGTCCAAGTTTTCCGATTTAGATTATGCGAAGGACGTCTATGAAGATTTGGTCAGCACATTCCTTGCAAATGGTACAACGACTGCCCTTTATTTTGCAACCGTGCATAAGGAAGCTAGTTTGCTGCTCGCTAAAATTTGTTCTGAAAAAGGCCAACGTGGTCTAGTCGGTAAAGTTGTCATGGACGATCCTGCCCAAAATCCTGATTACTATAGGGATCAGGATACGCAAACCGCATTAGCCGATACGGAGGAATTTATTTTAGCTGTAAAAGACTTAGCTAAGTCAACAAAACAAGGGGTTTATCCTGTTGTAACTCCCCGGTTTATTCCGAGCTGTACCGATGATGCATTAAAGGGCCTAGGCGAATTAGCAGCAAAATATGATACACATATTCAATCACATTGCAGCGAAAGTGATTGGGAACACCATTATGTACGGGATCGTTTCGAGAAAAACGATGCCTTTGCATTACATGATTTTGGTCTTTTACGTGATAAATCGGTGATGGCACACTGTAACTTTCTGGAGGATGAGGACGCCGAATTATTTGCTAAAACAGGTACTGCGATCGGCCATTGTCCACTATCCAATGCATACTTTGCAAATGGTGTTATTCCGATTGCACGCTTTCACGAGAAAGGAATTGATATTGGATTAGGTACGGATATTTCTGCTGGTTCAATACCAAGTATTTATGATAATGCAAGACAAGCGGTTGTTTCGTCAAGGATGCTGGAGGATGGTGTAGATACTGCCCTTCCAGCAAATAAACGCGGGGTTCCAGATTCACGGATTACGATTAATGAAGCATTTTATTTCGCCACTGCTGGCGGAGGAGAAAGCTTAAGCTTACCAGTTGGCAGAATCGAGGAAAATTATGCATGGGATGTACAAATTATCGATACGAAGCTTCCATCTGCAAAACTGCCGATTTTTAATGCTAATGAAGATTTGTATGATATTTTCCAAAAAATCATGTACCTCACTCG
This region of Oceanobacillus sp. FSL K6-2867 genomic DNA includes:
- the guaD gene encoding guanine deaminase, encoding MEKYTHIFHGTAFTSKSAKEVEQLADYLFCINEDGMIERMVAPTDSDYEKLLNTYEGAENFHRLADGQYLLPGFVDLHVHAPQWAQSGTALDLPLYDWLNTYTFPVESKFSDLDYAKDVYEDLVSTFLANGTTTALYFATVHKEASLLLAKICSEKGQRGLVGKVVMDDPAQNPDYYRDQDTQTALADTEEFILAVKDLAKSTKQGVYPVVTPRFIPSCTDDALKGLGELAAKYDTHIQSHCSESDWEHHYVRDRFEKNDAFALHDFGLLRDKSVMAHCNFLEDEDAELFAKTGTAIGHCPLSNAYFANGVIPIARFHEKGIDIGLGTDISAGSIPSIYDNARQAVVSSRMLEDGVDTALPANKRGVPDSRITINEAFYFATAGGGESLSLPVGRIEENYAWDVQIIDTKLPSAKLPIFNANEDLYDIFQKIMYLTRPENIREVWVQGERVHSRAN